Sequence from the Corallococcus sp. EGB genome:
TATTCCCTGGAGAGGCGCTGATGCAGGGGCGGTTCCGGCTGGCGGCGCGCCACCAGCTTCCGTGTGGCGCGCGCCGCGGCCAGGCCCCCCAGCGTGTACCAGGCCACGGTGAGCAGCGACGTGGAGGGGCGGGCCCGGGACGGCTTGCGGCCCAGGCCCAGCTTCGGTGGCAGCACCACCGCGCCCAGGCCCGCGAGCAGACCCAGCATCGCGCCGCGCAGGTAGGGGCGCCTGGGGCGTCCCAGCGCCACGAGCGAGAAATAGAGGCCGTTGGACAGCAGGTCCCCCGCCAATGTCTGGCGATGCAGCTGGCGCCCCTTCGCTGGCTCGCCGCCGAAGAAGCGGATGCCCTTCTCCAGCGAGCGCATGCCCAGCACGTCCATGCGCGGCGGGTGCTTCAACACGCGCCGGGCGCTCTCGTGAACGAGGGTGAGCGCGGTGGCGCCGACGAGGCCGGGACCCAGGGCACGGAACACGATGCGCGGCGGAGCGGGAGGTTCGATCATGCCTTCCAAGCTAGGCACCGCGCGCAGGGGATTCCCGCCCGCGTCCGCCTGCCCGCCTGCTCAGTGCTCCGCTGTGCCCGTGCGTCACGAGCTACAGCTCACCACGAGGTGCCGTCCCCACGTCGGAGGCGAGGCCGCATAGGCCTCCTGGCCGGGGTGTTCGTCGAACGGCGCGGACACCAGGGCGAGCACGCGGTCCACCTCCGCGGAGTCCCCCTCCTGGGCCCGGGAGATGGCCTGCTGAGCCACCCAATTGCGCAGGACGTACTTCGGGTTGACGCGGTCCAGGCGCGCGTGGCGCTCCGCGTCCTCGCTGCCTTCGGACGCCAGCCGCGCCCGGTAGCGCTCCGCCCATCCGTCGAAGCCCTCCGGAGGCAGGAAGTGGTCGCGCAGGGCGTCGTTGCGCGCGCCAGGACGGGAGTCGAAGCGGTTCAGCGCGCGGAAGAAGCGCGTGTAGTCCACGTGCGAGCCGGCCATCAGCGTGAACAGCTCCTCCAGCAGCGCGCGGTCCTCGTCGCGGGCCACCTTCAGGCCCAGCTTCTCGCGCATGCGCGCGAGGAAGTGCCGCGTGAACGTGGGCTGGAAGAGGGTCAGCGTGGCGCGCGCCTCGTCCTCGGTGATGAGCGTGAGCAGCGCCTCACCCAGGCAGGCCAGGTTCCACAGCGCGACGCGCGGCTGCTGGTCGAACGCGTAGCGGCCCTGGTGGTCGGAGTGGTTGCAGACGAAGCCCGGGTCGAAGTCGTCCAGGAACCCATAGGGGCCGTAGTCCAGCGTGAGCCCCAGGATGGACATGTTGTCCGTGTTCATCACGCCGTGCGCGAAGCCCACCGCCTGCCAGCGCGCGACGAGCTCCGCGGTGCGCTCCACCACCTCCGCGAAGAAGCGCGCGTGGCGGCCCTCCTGGCCCACGAGGTGCGGGAAGTGCGCGGCGATGACGTGGTCCGCGAGGGTGGCCACGTGCCCCGGTTGCTCCGTGTGGTGGAAGAACTCGAAGGTGCCGAAGCGCACGTGCGATGGGGCCATGCGCACCAGCATGGCGCCGGTCTCCACCTCCTCGCGGTACACCGGCGTGCGGCTGCCCAGGATGCACAGGGCCCGGGTGGTGGGGATGCCCAGCGCGTGCAGGGCCTCGCCGGCCAGGTACTCGCGGATGGTGGAGCGCAGCACCGCGCGCCCGTCACCGCCTCGCGAGAAGGGCGTGGGCCCTCCGCCCTTCAGGTGCAGGTCCCACCTGCCGCCGTCCGGGGCGCGCACCTCGCCCAGGAGCAGCGCGCGGCCGTCTCCCAGGCGCGGCACGTACACGCCGAACTGGTGCCCCGAGTACACCATGGCCAGAGGCTCCATGCCGGGCAGCGGCGTGGCCCCGCCGAACACGCGCGCGAACTCCGGGCGCTGCGCCTCCGCCGCGTCCAGCCCCAGCAGCTTCAGGGCCGCCGGGTTCACGCTCACCACGTGCGCGTCCGGAAAGGGCGCGGGGGCCACCCGGGCGGCGAACCCAGGGGGCAGGCGGGCGTAGGTGTTGTCGAAGACGAGCTGTTCGAGCGAGGCCATGGGTGAGGGCACTAACCGTCAGGGGATCTGCATGCCGCGCTGCACGGCGGGCCGGCTGCCCACGCGGTGCAGGTATTGGAGGATGTTGGGCCTGTCGCTGAAGAGCTCCGGGAAGAAGTCCCGCGAGGTCTTCAGCCACGGGTACGTGGCGATGTCCGCGATGGAGTACGTGGTGGCCAGGTAGTCGCGCGACGCCAGCTGCCGGTCCACCACGCCCAGGATGCGCTTCGCCTCCGTCTGGAAGCGGTCAATGGCATACGGAATCTTCGTGGTGGCGAAGCGCCCGAAGTGGTTGAGCTGGCCCAGCATGGGGCCCACGCCGCCCATCTGGAACATCAGCCACTGCGTCACCTCCGCCTTGCCGCGCGGCTCCGTGGGCATCAGCGAGCCCGTCTTCTCCGCCAGGTACAGCAGGATGGCGCCGGACTCGAAGAGGGCCAGGGGCCGGCCTCCCGGCGCGTCGTGGTCCACGATGGCCGGAATCTTGTTGTTGGGATTGATGGCCAGGAACTCGGGCTTGAACTGTTCGCCCTGGGTGATGTCCACCGGGTGCGTCTTGTACGGGATGCCCAGCTCCTCCAGTGCGATGGAGATCTTGCGGCCGTTGGGGGTCTTGAACGTGTACAGGTCGATCATGCCTTCACTCCCGTGAGCTGTTCGCTCACCTGCCAGAGCCGCTCCGCGAGCGCGTCGTTCCGGGCGGCGGACGACGGCTTCGCCTTGCGGCATTTGATGAAGTACTCGCCGCTCACGCCCGCCACCTCCGGCGACGACGCCAGGTAGATGGAGGTCCTCGCGCCCTTTTCGGGGGAGAGCAGGAAGGGGCCGGCCAGCTTGATGAGGTGCTTGAAGAAGCCCTGGCTGTTGTGTCCGAAGCCCGTGCGCACCGCGCCGGGGTGCAGCGCGTTCGCGGTGACCTGCGTGCCCGCGAGCCGCTTCGTCAGCCCCCGCGTGAACAGGATGTTGCTGAGCTTGGCGTTGCCGTAGACGCGGATGCCGTCGTAGCGGCGCTTCTCCGTCTGAGGATCCTCCAGGAAGTCCGCGTACGCCAGGCGGTGCCCTTCCGAGGACACGTTGATGATGCGCGCCGGTCCGCTCGCCACCAGCACGTCGCGCAGCAGGTGCGTGAGGAGGAAGTGGGACAGGTGGTTCGTGGCGAACGTGGCCTCGTAGCCGTCCACCGTCACCTGGCGCCGGTCGATGATGAGGCCCGCGTTGTTGAGGAGCACATCCAGCCGTGAATGACGGTCGCGGAAGGCCCGGGCCAGGTCCCGCACGGACTGGAGCGAGGACAGGTCCGCGAGCAGCGACTCCACCCGGGCGCCGGGAGCGGCCTCGCGAACCGCGGCGACCGTGGCCGCCGTGCGGGCCTCGTCCCTGCCGGAGAGCACCAGCGTGGCCCCCCGGCGCGCCAGCCCCTTCGCCGTCTCCTGACCGATGCCGCCGGTCGCTCCGGTGATGAGGCACACCTTGCCATCGAGACGGTCTTCGGGAAGCTCTGCCGCCATGGGACGCGTCCTCCTGGAATCCAGGGACGCGTTCTATACGCTCCCCACCTTCCCCGCGCAGGAGAACCTGCCGGGGAGGCGGGTGGTTCACATCAGGGGGTTCACATCAGGTGGAGACCTGACTGACGTCCTCGGCGGGGCGGCCCCGGCGGTTGCCGCCGCGGGTGGGCGTGATGCCCGGGCGCGCGTCGCCGTTGAGGTGGCTCTCCAGGAACCAGAGGTCCTCCTCGGTCTCGCCCAGCGTCTGGGTGAGGAGGTCCGCGGTGATGGGGTCGTTCTGGTCTCCGGAGCGCTGGATGCCGTCGCGCAGGCTGGCGGCGTAGCGGGCCACGCGCTCCACGAGCGCGCGGACGTGGGCGTCGCCGTCCACGGCCTGCAGGTCGTATTCCGGCAGCTGGCTGTTGTTGCTGGCCAGGCGGATGGTGCCCTGGGCGTAGCCGCCCAGCGCGCCCGCGCGCTCGGCGTAGGTGTCCGCGTGCTTGCGCACGTGCTTGGCCACGTCGTCGAAGAGCAGGTGGCGGCTGATGAAGTGCGTGCCCCGGATGTTCCAGTGCGCCTGCTTCACCTGCCAGTGCAGGTCGATGGCGTTGGCGAGCAGCGTGTTGAGCATGTCGATGAGCTCTTCGCGCGCGTCCTGGGGAAGGTTCACGTGGCTGGTCGTGTACATGGTCCCTCGCTGGTGGTTTGCGCGCGGCAGACCGTCGGCATGACGTCTCGGCGCTCCCCTCAGGGTGGGGATGGAGTGGGTCCTTGGCCACAATGAGGCGCGCGCCGTCTGGCTGCACGGCTGGCTCGGGGGGTGGCCGGCCGGGCGGCTTCAGGCCGCGCCGGGGGCGGTCAGCCGGGCGGCGATCTCCGTGGCGGCCCGCTCGCCGGACTCCACCGCGCCGTCCAGGTAGCCGCAGCCCTCGATGGCCGTCTCCGTGCCGGCCCAGTGCACGCGGCCGAACGGGGCCCGCAGCGCATCGCCAATGGCGGTGAGGGTGCCGGGGCGGGGCAGGCCCACGTAGCAGCCGGTGCTGAATGGCTCCTGCTTCCAATCCAGCGCCGCGACGGCCACGGGCGTGAGGGCCTGGGGGCCGAAGAAGCGAGCGAAGTCCGCCAGCGCGGCGCGGTGGAGGTCCTCGGCGGGACGGCCGGTCCACGCGCGGGCGGTGTCGCCCAGGAAGAAGCCCACGAGCGCGGGGTGGTGTCCGTTCGGGCCGCAGTCGTCGAAGCACAGGCGCACCGGGCCCACGTCGCTGACGGCCTCGCCGGACAGGCCCGCTTCACGCCAGAAGGGCGTGGCATAGGTGGCCACGACCTTGATGACGCTGCCCATGGGGATGTCCGCGTGCGCGCGGCGGCGGCCCGGCGGCAGATCCGCGCCAAGGTCGATGCGCTCCGCGAGCGCGGGCGGCGTGGCCACCACCGCGTAGCGCGCGCGGAAGGCCCGGCCGTCCTCCGTGGTGGCGGTGACGCCGCGGGCGTCCTGGAGCAGGGCCTTCACGGGCGCGGAGAGGACGACGCGACCCGCGGGCAGGGCTTCCGCCAGACGCCGTGAGAGGGATTGCGCGCCGTCCACGAAGCGCTCCGCCTGGGCGCCGCCCTCAATTTCGGTGAGCGGCATGAGGCCGCCGTTGGAGTGCACGTAGGAGAGGAAGTGCAGGAAGGACAGCTCCGAGGGCTCCGCCGCGAACACCGCGCGCGTGGCGATGTCCAGCGCGGCGCGGGCGCCCCAGGTGGGAACGTGGCGCTGCTTCCAGTCCTCCACGGTGAGGGCGTCCCACTCGGAGGCCCTGGGCGCGGCGGCGGGCTGCTCACGAGGCACGCGCTTCGCCAGGCCCTCCAGCTTCCAGACGATGCGCTGCAGGTCCAGCAGTGACAGGAGGGGCAGGGACGGGACCTTGCCCTGGTACGTGCGGCGCTCGCCGCGCACCTCCAGCACCTTGGTGCCCTGGTGGTGCTGGGGGAAGCGCTGGAGGCCCAGGGTGTCCGCGAGCTTGAGCACGTGCCGCTGCCTGGGGCCCACCCACTGGCCGCCCAGGTCCACGAGCCCGCCGCCCACGTCACGGGTGAGGGTGCGGCCGCCCACGCGGTCTCGCGCCTCCAGCACGGCGACGGTGGCGCCGGTGCGAGCGATGTCCCGGGCCGCGGTGAGCCCCGCGACGCCCGCGCCGATGACGACCACGTCCACGCTTTCACCCATGGTGTGGCGGACTCTATGCCGGAAGCGGCGGGTGGCTAGGATGCGCGCGGACCGTCAGACGGGAAGGGTGGAGGACCGGATGTTCGCGTTGGAGCTGGTGGAGAAGTTGCGGCGGGTGTCGCCGGGCGCGGCGAACGCGCTGACGACGCTCGCGGTGAAGAACATCGTCCCGCTGGCGGGGGCCATGGGCTACCGCGTGGACGAGGTGACGGACGCGCGCGTGAAGGCGACGGTGCCGCTGGACCGCAAGACGAAGAACCACGTGGGCAGCGTGTACCTGGGCGCCCAGGTGACGGTGATGGAACTGACGATGGGCGTGATGCTCTTCCGCCGCTTCCCGCCGGGCCAGTACAAGATGCTGGTCAACCGCATGGAGGTCGCCTTCCACGCGAAGGCGAAGTCAGCGGTGAGCGCGGTGTGCGAGCCCTCCGAAGAGCTGCTCGCGAAGCTCGCGTCGGAGCTGCGCGCGACGGGCGACAAGGCGGAGGCGTGGATTCCCGTGCGGCTCTTCGGCACCGACGGCCAGTGTGTCGCCGAGTCGCGCTTCCTGGCCGTGTTCAAGCGCGGGTAGCTACCGCGCCGGCTCCTCCTCCAGGAGGAAGTCGGCGATGGTCTTCCACATCGCCTCGAACTGGGGGCGGCGGAAGCCGGAGCCGGAGATGAGCCAGTCCACGTGCGGGGGCTGGTGCGCCGGCTGGTCGAAGTGGCCAATGGCATCCAGGTGGTCCGCGCGCACCGCGGTGAGCACGCGGCCATACACCTGCGAGCGCGTGGGCACGATGCCGTCGCACGCGGTGGGGCCGGGCATGGCACCGTAGGCCTGCACCAGCGCCGCGGTCTGCGCGGGCGTGTGCAGGGGCAGCTGCGTGAGCGGCATCCGCTGCGTCTGGCTGTACACGAACGCGTAGATGGTGTGCGTGAGCTGCGCGTATGGATCCAGGCCCGCCGCCAGCCGCGTGCGCAGGGACGGCGGCCGGGCCTGCGTCACCACGGAGCCGTAGCGCACGCCGGGCCGGTCGTGCGTGCCGCCGTTGAACAGGTCGATGCCCTCCGGCGTGAGCTGGGGGATGAGCGACGTGTCGCGCCCCACCTCCCACAGGAACTTGGCCACCGCGTCGCGCCGTTCGGTGGAGAAGTCCCCCAGGAGCTGGTCGAAGAGCTGATCCAGCAGCGTGGCCTTCCAGCCCAGCTGATCATCCGCCCGCGCCATCAGGTGGCCGAAGCGGAACACCACGCTCAGGGGCAGCCGGCCAAAGCGCAGCACATACATGGTGAACAGCGACAGGAGCTTCAACAGCTGCTGGCCGAAGAGCCCCAGGAAGAACGTGGCCAGCGGCGTGCCCGCGTGGGGCGCGGACACCGTCACCACGGAGCGCACGCGGCGCGCGAAGGGCTCCAGCTCCAGCGCGTCCGACACCTGCGCGCCGGGGGAGACGAACAGGCGCGCATCCAGACCGCCGGTGGAGTGGCCCACCAGGTGGATGGGGCCGTCGTCCCCGGAGGCCGTCTCGCTCACGGCCTTGAGCAGGTCCGCGGTGCGCTGACGGATGGAGGCCGTGGGGTGGGAGACGATCGTCACCACCTCCGCGTCGACTCCCCGGCGGGCGAGGTCCTGCTTGAGGAACTCGTACGCGTGGCCGAAGTAGAGGAGCTCGCCCAGGTTGGTGAATCCGAAGAATCCCGGGACGAGGTAGACGTGGTGCTTCACGGACATGGGCCCATCAGCATACCCCACGCTCCCGGGATGGGCTTGGAATACCCGGCGTCTCCCAGGGTTGACGCGCCCCCGGCCGCGTTGACAATCCCGGCGGTCCGTTCCCCCTAGCCACGAAGGAAGACTCCCCGTGTACCGCAGACTGCTCGCGCTTGGCCTGCTGTCGTCCCTCCCCGCCGCGGCGGAAGAGGGCATGTGGACCTACGACGCTTTCCCCGCCGCCCAGGTGAAGAAGGCCTACGGCTTCGAGCCGACCCAGGCGTGGCTGGACAAGGTGCGCCTGGGCTCGGTGCGGCTCGCGGGCGGCTGCTCCGCGAGCTTCGTGTCGCCGGACGGTCTGGTGATGACGAACCACCACTGCGTGCGCAGCTGCATCGAGGAGCTGACGACCGCGAAGGATGACCTCCTGGCGAAGGGCTTCCAGGCGAAGACGGCGAAGGAGGAGCGCCGCTGTCCCAAGATTGAAGCCAACCAGCTGGTGGAGATGACGGACGTCACCGAGCGGATGAACGCGG
This genomic interval carries:
- a CDS encoding YdiU family protein; the protein is MASLEQLVFDNTYARLPPGFAARVAPAPFPDAHVVSVNPAALKLLGLDAAEAQRPEFARVFGGATPLPGMEPLAMVYSGHQFGVYVPRLGDGRALLLGEVRAPDGGRWDLHLKGGGPTPFSRGGDGRAVLRSTIREYLAGEALHALGIPTTRALCILGSRTPVYREEVETGAMLVRMAPSHVRFGTFEFFHHTEQPGHVATLADHVIAAHFPHLVGQEGRHARFFAEVVERTAELVARWQAVGFAHGVMNTDNMSILGLTLDYGPYGFLDDFDPGFVCNHSDHQGRYAFDQQPRVALWNLACLGEALLTLITEDEARATLTLFQPTFTRHFLARMREKLGLKVARDEDRALLEELFTLMAGSHVDYTRFFRALNRFDSRPGARNDALRDHFLPPEGFDGWAERYRARLASEGSEDAERHARLDRVNPKYVLRNWVAQQAISRAQEGDSAEVDRVLALVSAPFDEHPGQEAYAASPPTWGRHLVVSCSS
- a CDS encoding glutathione S-transferase family protein, which produces MIDLYTFKTPNGRKISIALEELGIPYKTHPVDITQGEQFKPEFLAINPNNKIPAIVDHDAPGGRPLALFESGAILLYLAEKTGSLMPTEPRGKAEVTQWLMFQMGGVGPMLGQLNHFGRFATTKIPYAIDRFQTEAKRILGVVDRQLASRDYLATTYSIADIATYPWLKTSRDFFPELFSDRPNILQYLHRVGSRPAVQRGMQIP
- a CDS encoding SDR family oxidoreductase encodes the protein MAAELPEDRLDGKVCLITGATGGIGQETAKGLARRGATLVLSGRDEARTAATVAAVREAAPGARVESLLADLSSLQSVRDLARAFRDRHSRLDVLLNNAGLIIDRRQVTVDGYEATFATNHLSHFLLTHLLRDVLVASGPARIINVSSEGHRLAYADFLEDPQTEKRRYDGIRVYGNAKLSNILFTRGLTKRLAGTQVTANALHPGAVRTGFGHNSQGFFKHLIKLAGPFLLSPEKGARTSIYLASSPEVAGVSGEYFIKCRKAKPSSAARNDALAERLWQVSEQLTGVKA
- the dps gene encoding DNA starvation/stationary phase protection protein Dps codes for the protein MYTTSHVNLPQDAREELIDMLNTLLANAIDLHWQVKQAHWNIRGTHFISRHLLFDDVAKHVRKHADTYAERAGALGGYAQGTIRLASNNSQLPEYDLQAVDGDAHVRALVERVARYAASLRDGIQRSGDQNDPITADLLTQTLGETEEDLWFLESHLNGDARPGITPTRGGNRRGRPAEDVSQVST
- a CDS encoding FAD-dependent oxidoreductase, with the protein product MGESVDVVVIGAGVAGLTAARDIARTGATVAVLEARDRVGGRTLTRDVGGGLVDLGGQWVGPRQRHVLKLADTLGLQRFPQHHQGTKVLEVRGERRTYQGKVPSLPLLSLLDLQRIVWKLEGLAKRVPREQPAAAPRASEWDALTVEDWKQRHVPTWGARAALDIATRAVFAAEPSELSFLHFLSYVHSNGGLMPLTEIEGGAQAERFVDGAQSLSRRLAEALPAGRVVLSAPVKALLQDARGVTATTEDGRAFRARYAVVATPPALAERIDLGADLPPGRRRAHADIPMGSVIKVVATYATPFWREAGLSGEAVSDVGPVRLCFDDCGPNGHHPALVGFFLGDTARAWTGRPAEDLHRAALADFARFFGPQALTPVAVAALDWKQEPFSTGCYVGLPRPGTLTAIGDALRAPFGRVHWAGTETAIEGCGYLDGAVESGERAATEIAARLTAPGAA
- a CDS encoding DUF4442 domain-containing protein, with translation MRADRQTGRVEDRMFALELVEKLRRVSPGAANALTTLAVKNIVPLAGAMGYRVDEVTDARVKATVPLDRKTKNHVGSVYLGAQVTVMELTMGVMLFRRFPPGQYKMLVNRMEVAFHAKAKSAVSAVCEPSEELLAKLASELRATGDKAEAWIPVRLFGTDGQCVAESRFLAVFKRG
- a CDS encoding triacylglycerol lipase translates to MSVKHHVYLVPGFFGFTNLGELLYFGHAYEFLKQDLARRGVDAEVVTIVSHPTASIRQRTADLLKAVSETASGDDGPIHLVGHSTGGLDARLFVSPGAQVSDALELEPFARRVRSVVTVSAPHAGTPLATFFLGLFGQQLLKLLSLFTMYVLRFGRLPLSVVFRFGHLMARADDQLGWKATLLDQLFDQLLGDFSTERRDAVAKFLWEVGRDTSLIPQLTPEGIDLFNGGTHDRPGVRYGSVVTQARPPSLRTRLAAGLDPYAQLTHTIYAFVYSQTQRMPLTQLPLHTPAQTAALVQAYGAMPGPTACDGIVPTRSQVYGRVLTAVRADHLDAIGHFDQPAHQPPHVDWLISGSGFRRPQFEAMWKTIADFLLEEEPAR